A stretch of Cytophagales bacterium DNA encodes these proteins:
- a CDS encoding RNA polymerase sigma factor, whose amino-acid sequence MNQELERYVAQAIAGDKQALEQVLLGVKDLIYNLSVKMLLFPEDAEDATQEILIKLVTRLSTFRGQSQFTTWVYRVASNYLLTIKGKKSREFSMDFEQYAHFIDMGQSHQVRAASNAGELLLLEEEVKVSCTQGLLLCLDPPHRLTYILGDILEFPGKEGARVLSIAPETFRQQLSRSRKKIRNFLRHKCGLINPSNPCRCLKKVDFLANQGLINTSELRFAKFKERSIDLMETIEAMEKETAVYRSNPNLQAPESITANLKRLLRNAN is encoded by the coding sequence ATGAATCAAGAATTAGAAAGATATGTAGCGCAGGCAATCGCTGGAGATAAGCAAGCTCTTGAACAGGTCTTGCTGGGGGTCAAGGACCTGATCTATAATTTGTCAGTGAAAATGTTGCTTTTCCCTGAAGATGCGGAGGACGCAACACAGGAAATTTTAATCAAACTGGTCACGCGTCTCAGTACTTTTCGAGGACAAAGTCAATTCACCACCTGGGTGTACCGTGTTGCTTCTAATTACCTGTTGACGATCAAGGGAAAGAAGTCCCGCGAGTTTTCAATGGATTTCGAGCAGTATGCCCATTTCATCGATATGGGTCAGTCTCATCAGGTCCGGGCCGCTAGCAATGCGGGGGAGCTTTTGTTGCTTGAGGAAGAGGTAAAGGTCAGCTGTACACAGGGATTATTGCTATGCCTTGATCCTCCCCATCGATTGACATACATCCTGGGCGATATTTTGGAATTCCCAGGAAAAGAAGGTGCCAGGGTATTATCTATTGCTCCTGAAACCTTCCGGCAGCAGTTATCCAGATCCAGGAAGAAGATCAGAAACTTTCTACGACACAAATGCGGTCTGATCAATCCATCTAACCCTTGCAGATGCCTAAAGAAAGTGGATTTTCTGGCAAACCAGGGGTTGATCAATACCTCCGAACTACGTTTTGCAAAATTCAAGGAACGAAGTATTGATCTCATGGAAACCATCGAAGCCATGGAAAAAGAGACGGCTGTTTATCGATCCAATCCTAACCTGCAAGCCCCTGAGTCCATCACTGCCAACCTTAAAAGACTGCTTCGAAATGCAAATTGA
- a CDS encoding sugar O-acetyltransferase codes for MTEREKMLAGLPYDSRDAELLEMYHTARATMQAYNQHDSRDLEGRQALLEQMLGKVATGVWIENPFFCDYGKHIEIGANTFVNTNCIFLDDNFIRIGSDCLIGPYTQIYTAGHPLRAEERIRSNPSEGGSYVTNTQPVTIGNKVWIGGNVVILPGVTIGNGVTIAASALVKEDVPNNSLVVGNPGRVVKQL; via the coding sequence ATGACTGAACGCGAAAAAATGCTAGCGGGCTTGCCTTATGATTCCCGTGATGCTGAACTACTGGAAATGTACCATACGGCTCGAGCCACCATGCAGGCCTACAATCAACACGATTCCCGAGACCTGGAAGGCAGACAGGCTTTATTAGAGCAAATGTTGGGAAAAGTGGCCACGGGTGTTTGGATCGAAAATCCATTTTTCTGTGATTATGGCAAGCACATTGAGATCGGAGCCAACACATTTGTCAATACCAATTGCATCTTTCTGGATGATAATTTTATTCGTATCGGATCAGATTGCCTGATTGGTCCCTACACCCAGATCTACACGGCAGGTCATCCGCTTCGCGCAGAGGAGCGCATTCGAAGCAATCCGAGCGAAGGAGGATCTTATGTGACCAATACCCAACCGGTAACCATTGGAAATAAGGTTTGGATCGGTGGGAATGTGGTGATCTTACCTGGAGTTACGATCGGGAATGGGGTCACCATTGCTGCCTCTGCGTTGGTGAAAGAAGATGTGCCTAACAATTCTTTGGTCGTGGGAAACCCGGGTAGGGTGGTGAAGCAGTTATAA
- the murI gene encoding glutamate racemase, with protein sequence MASSDSLIGIFDSGVGGLTVLEEARKRMPNHSFLYFADRAHAPYGEGSKAKTLELTLDCVAFMEPLGLSGLVLACNTATSAAVKELRNRYDFPVIGMEPAVKPAVERGEGKVLVLATPLTLREEKFKKLVQQIDKEGKVDGVGMPDLVRLAENGLFNGEEVQRYLKQQLGHVSWEDYSAVVLGCTHFIYFREALKALVPDHVAIIDGNEGTVRRLMDQVDHKTPGTTEDQFYDSKQLVAPSYFGKWLAYLHAHD encoded by the coding sequence ATGGCATCAAGTGATTCATTGATAGGTATATTCGATAGTGGTGTTGGTGGGCTTACCGTTTTGGAAGAAGCCCGTAAGCGCATGCCTAACCATTCCTTTTTATATTTCGCGGATCGTGCTCATGCACCGTATGGTGAAGGTTCAAAAGCCAAAACACTGGAACTGACCCTGGATTGTGTGGCTTTTATGGAACCTCTGGGCTTAAGTGGGTTGGTACTGGCCTGCAATACTGCAACCAGCGCGGCTGTAAAAGAGCTGCGTAATCGCTATGATTTCCCGGTCATTGGTATGGAGCCTGCCGTAAAGCCAGCGGTGGAACGCGGAGAAGGGAAAGTGCTGGTATTGGCTACTCCACTGACCCTACGTGAGGAGAAGTTTAAAAAACTGGTGCAACAAATAGATAAGGAAGGGAAAGTTGATGGTGTGGGGATGCCTGATCTGGTGAGACTCGCTGAAAATGGCCTTTTTAATGGTGAGGAGGTCCAACGTTATTTGAAGCAACAACTAGGCCATGTGTCCTGGGAAGATTACTCAGCAGTAGTGTTGGGATGTACGCACTTCATTTATTTCCGTGAAGCACTGAAGGCTTTGGTGCCGGATCACGTCGCCATTATCGATGGTAACGAAGGAACGGTCCGACGGCTGATGGATCAAGTGGATCATAAAACTCCGGGAACTACTGAGGATCAATTTTATGATTCCAAACAGCTTGTTGCCCCCAGTTATTTTGGAAAGTGGTTAGCTTACCTGCATGCCCATGACTGA
- a CDS encoding pyridoxal-phosphate dependent enzyme, which yields MKYYNSIVDTIGDTPLVKLNSVNKGIKGTILVKVEYFNPGNSIKDRIALQMIEDAEKEGILKPGGTIIEGTSGNTGMGLALVAISRGYKCIFTLADKQSQEKIDILRAVGAEVIVCPTNVEPEDPRSYYSVAKKLNEDIPNSFYPNQYDNKSNTAAHVASTGPEIWRDTEGKITYYAAGMGTGGTISGTSKYLKSQNTEVITVGIDTYGSVFKKYKETGIFDDKEVFPYLTEGIGEDILPKNVDFSQVDHIVKVTDKDGAVMTRQLAREEGLFVGWSCGSAVFGALEYARENLKEEDVMVIILPDHGTRYLGKVYNDNWMKDHGFLESRKFATAKDIIEHRNGTASLYTIDKDLKIGDAILKMNEKGIDQVPVVDKEYFVGSLSDNKVLKSLIEKPELKDQPVSEIMDPSFQFVGMDNTVDVLSSLISKDNKALLVRDVTHQVHIITQSDLLMAMTN from the coding sequence ATGAAGTATTACAATTCGATCGTAGATACCATAGGAGATACTCCCCTGGTGAAGCTCAATAGCGTAAACAAAGGGATCAAAGGCACGATCCTGGTGAAGGTCGAGTATTTCAATCCCGGCAACTCGATCAAAGACCGAATCGCCCTCCAGATGATCGAAGACGCGGAAAAAGAAGGAATCCTAAAGCCTGGAGGGACGATCATTGAAGGGACCTCCGGAAATACCGGAATGGGGCTGGCCCTGGTAGCGATCAGTAGAGGATACAAATGCATTTTTACCCTAGCTGATAAACAATCGCAGGAGAAGATCGATATTTTGAGAGCGGTGGGTGCGGAAGTAATCGTATGCCCTACGAATGTAGAGCCCGAAGATCCCAGGTCTTATTACTCTGTGGCCAAAAAATTGAATGAGGATATTCCAAATTCCTTCTACCCGAACCAATACGACAATAAATCAAATACCGCCGCTCACGTTGCTTCTACCGGACCGGAGATCTGGAGAGATACGGAAGGCAAGATCACTTACTATGCTGCCGGAATGGGAACCGGAGGAACGATCAGCGGAACTTCTAAATACCTGAAGTCGCAAAACACAGAGGTAATCACGGTCGGTATCGATACGTATGGATCAGTGTTTAAGAAATACAAGGAAACAGGCATTTTCGATGACAAAGAAGTGTTTCCTTATCTCACTGAAGGCATTGGTGAAGATATTCTTCCAAAGAATGTTGATTTCAGCCAGGTGGATCACATTGTGAAAGTGACCGATAAGGATGGTGCGGTAATGACCAGACAATTGGCCCGTGAAGAAGGCCTTTTCGTAGGTTGGTCATGCGGGTCGGCTGTGTTTGGTGCGTTGGAGTATGCCCGTGAAAACCTAAAAGAAGAAGACGTAATGGTGATCATTTTGCCAGATCATGGTACCCGCTATTTAGGTAAGGTGTACAATGATAACTGGATGAAAGATCATGGCTTTCTGGAATCCAGAAAATTTGCGACTGCCAAGGATATCATCGAACATAGAAACGGAACTGCCTCATTATACACCATCGACAAAGATCTGAAGATCGGTGACGCAATCCTGAAAATGAACGAAAAAGGCATTGATCAGGTACCTGTTGTGGACAAAGAGTACTTTGTGGGAAGCCTGTCAGATAATAAGGTGTTGAAGAGTCTGATTGAAAAGCCGGAACTCAAAGATCAGCCTGTTTCTGAAATCATGGATCCATCTTTCCAATTTGTGGGTATGGACAACACCGTGGATGTACTTTCTTCATTGATCAGCAAAGACAACAAAGCGTTGCTGGTGAGGGATGTTACACATCAAGTGCATATCATCACGCAAAGTGATTTGTTGATGGCCATGACGAACTAG
- a CDS encoding TlpA disulfide reductase family protein — protein MKQTFVLFLLIFGFSQVSAQAPKLVGKTAPEISLKNLEGETENLSDYRGKVVLVEFWAGWCGPCIKDMKTWLKPMYSEYKSEGFEVFAVNYDKTEASWKRSTERFQVPWPQVWDYATAEAYKDYNVEVIPTNYLVDQNGKIVARNIKGAKLSKKLDQLLSQ, from the coding sequence ATGAAGCAGACCTTCGTCTTATTTTTATTGATCTTTGGTTTTTCTCAGGTGTCGGCACAAGCACCAAAATTGGTTGGGAAAACGGCCCCCGAAATTTCTTTGAAAAACCTTGAAGGCGAAACAGAAAACCTGTCTGATTACCGAGGGAAAGTGGTATTGGTCGAATTTTGGGCAGGATGGTGCGGACCATGTATCAAAGACATGAAGACATGGCTCAAGCCCATGTACAGCGAGTACAAATCCGAAGGTTTTGAAGTGTTCGCCGTAAACTACGACAAAACTGAAGCATCCTGGAAGCGATCTACCGAGCGATTTCAAGTGCCGTGGCCACAAGTGTGGGATTATGCGACTGCAGAGGCTTATAAAGATTACAATGTAGAGGTGATCCCGACCAATTATCTGGTGGACCAAAACGGAAAGATCGTTGCTCGAAATATCAAAGGAGCCAAACTTTCGAAAAAACTAGACCAGTTACTTTCGCAATAA